A window from Hymenobacter volaticus encodes these proteins:
- a CDS encoding L-rhamnose mutarotase: MKKPPLDTWNEVKLHTCVLPLLLVLNSRGSNNSSPKHYYLSRPRSLVCLLTTVLLLFALGSACAQTSGKAAILEVVGLNAAPVAADKLLALCKQYQVPTSSVYRWQNHLVVYGPAASIQRLQQPLTAAYPGATVKHYAAPFYKFDRQWCTDKTVSQQWDNLLLTANLVRDPAKQQEYLRYHATQFELWPEVAAGFCKASFQQLLVFRNERQLMLVISVPKGASLDELNPKTTENNPRVDEWNALMKQYQEGIPGTKPGDVWVFLKPVAAPVKTIIK; the protein is encoded by the coding sequence ATGAAAAAGCCACCACTTGATACCTGGAACGAAGTGAAACTGCATACCTGCGTCTTGCCCTTGTTGCTGGTATTGAATTCGCGCGGTAGCAATAATTCATCGCCGAAACACTATTACCTGTCGCGGCCTCGTTCCTTGGTTTGCCTTCTAACGACGGTTTTGCTGCTGTTTGCTCTTGGTTCTGCTTGCGCCCAAACGAGTGGAAAAGCAGCCATCCTAGAAGTAGTCGGGTTGAACGCGGCGCCGGTTGCCGCCGATAAGCTGCTGGCGCTGTGCAAGCAGTACCAAGTGCCTACTTCGAGCGTGTATCGTTGGCAAAATCACTTGGTTGTGTATGGGCCCGCCGCCAGCATCCAGAGGCTACAGCAGCCCCTAACTGCCGCTTACCCCGGGGCGACAGTAAAGCACTACGCCGCGCCGTTCTACAAATTCGACCGGCAGTGGTGCACCGACAAAACGGTCAGCCAGCAGTGGGACAACCTACTCCTGACGGCCAACTTGGTGCGCGACCCGGCCAAGCAACAAGAGTACTTACGCTACCACGCCACGCAGTTCGAGTTGTGGCCGGAAGTGGCCGCGGGCTTTTGCAAGGCTAGTTTTCAGCAACTCTTGGTGTTCCGGAACGAGCGGCAGCTTATGCTGGTCATCAGCGTTCCAAAGGGTGCCAGCCTCGACGAGCTAAACCCAAAAACCACCGAGAACAACCCGCGCGTCGATGAATGGAACGCACTAATGAAGCAGTATCAGGAAGGTATCCCCGGTACCAAGCCCGGCGACGTTTGGGTGTTTCTCAAGCCCGTGGCCGCGCCAGTGAAAACTATTATCAAATAG
- a CDS encoding Gfo/Idh/MocA family protein, with protein sequence MLKLGILGLGEGRSTMSAALNSPKVSLQTICDRNEDLCRHRVAEFQFQGRVTTHYQDMLEDPEINAIAIYTPDHLHAEHVKLALEHGKHVVCTKPFIDDLSKANELLALAEQSGKKVFIGQSSRFFEPMKRQRVDFEAGLLGELITIEAYYHADHRWFLEKGWSLENAFKWLYGGLSHPVDFIRWYLPNVEEVMGYGMLSSNGAKGGLKHQDTMHFIFKTTDGRVARVSGAYTGPVQPVTRDSEMSCILRGTEGCSQGDYMDLRYAITDRTGEERIVTWEHKLKHYFRFEGKSHHAGEYQNYLEYFADSIEQNFTAYPDIREGIGTIALLQAMDRSLQTGQPVKVRDVLAEHRVTI encoded by the coding sequence ATGCTGAAATTAGGAATTCTGGGTTTGGGTGAGGGGCGAAGCACCATGTCGGCCGCGCTTAACAGCCCGAAAGTGTCGTTGCAAACCATCTGCGACCGAAATGAGGACTTGTGCCGACACCGAGTCGCGGAGTTTCAGTTTCAAGGCCGGGTCACGACGCACTACCAGGACATGCTCGAAGACCCGGAAATCAACGCCATTGCCATCTACACGCCCGACCACCTGCACGCCGAGCACGTGAAGCTGGCGCTGGAGCACGGTAAGCACGTGGTTTGCACCAAGCCCTTCATCGACGATTTGTCGAAGGCGAACGAACTGCTGGCGTTGGCCGAGCAATCGGGCAAGAAGGTGTTTATCGGCCAAAGCTCCCGCTTTTTCGAGCCGATGAAACGGCAGCGGGTTGATTTCGAAGCGGGCTTGCTAGGGGAGTTAATTACCATCGAAGCGTACTACCACGCCGACCACCGGTGGTTTCTGGAGAAAGGCTGGTCGTTGGAAAACGCCTTCAAGTGGTTGTATGGCGGCCTCAGCCACCCCGTAGATTTCATCCGGTGGTACTTGCCCAACGTCGAGGAAGTGATGGGCTACGGCATGCTCAGCTCGAACGGTGCGAAAGGCGGCCTCAAGCACCAAGACACTATGCACTTCATTTTTAAAACCACCGACGGCCGCGTGGCCCGCGTGAGTGGCGCCTACACTGGCCCCGTGCAGCCCGTCACCCGCGACTCGGAAATGAGCTGCATCCTGCGCGGCACCGAAGGCTGTAGCCAAGGCGACTACATGGACCTGCGCTACGCCATCACCGACCGTACCGGCGAAGAAAGAATCGTGACCTGGGAGCACAAGCTGAAGCATTATTTCCGCTTCGAAGGCAAAAGCCACCACGCCGGCGAATACCAGAACTACCTGGAATACTTCGCCGATTCCATCGAGCAGAACTTCACCGCCTACCCCGATATCCGCGAGGGCATCGGCACCATTGCCCTCCTGCAAGCCATGGACCGCTCGTTGCAAACGGGCCAGCCCGTGAAAGTCCGCGACGTGCTGGCCGAGCATAGAGTGACGATATAG
- a CDS encoding sodium:solute symporter family transporter — protein sequence MGNNLLGRLTFWDYAIVVAYLVILFAIGYRASFSKKEKTEESLFLANKSLGWASIGFNMWGTNVGPSMLLAFASIGYSTGIVAVNFEWYAFVFLFLLAVVFAPRYLAANVSTMPGFMGRQYGDSTQNILACYALIKILISWLSLGLFSGGVLVRQILGIPMWQSVIVLVLFAGLFTFAGGLKAIARVNVFQMLLLIGVSLTLTVMG from the coding sequence ATGGGCAATAATCTACTCGGCCGGCTCACCTTCTGGGACTACGCCATTGTGGTGGCGTACCTCGTTATTCTGTTTGCCATTGGCTACCGGGCCAGCTTCTCGAAGAAAGAGAAAACCGAGGAATCGTTGTTTCTGGCGAATAAGTCGTTGGGGTGGGCTAGTATTGGGTTCAATATGTGGGGTACCAATGTGGGGCCTTCCATGCTGCTGGCATTCGCCTCGATTGGCTATAGCACGGGCATTGTGGCGGTGAATTTCGAGTGGTACGCCTTCGTGTTTCTGTTTTTGCTGGCCGTAGTATTCGCGCCTCGCTACCTGGCCGCCAACGTGAGCACCATGCCCGGGTTCATGGGCCGGCAGTACGGCGATTCCACCCAAAATATCCTCGCCTGTTACGCCCTGATTAAGATTCTGATTTCGTGGTTGTCGTTGGGCTTGTTCTCGGGTGGGGTGCTGGTGCGGCAGATTCTGGGTATTCCGATGTGGCAGTCGGTGATTGTGCTGGTACTGTTTGCGGGGTTGTTCACGTTTGCCGGCGGCTTGAAAGCTATTGCCAGGGTAAACGTGTTTCAGATGTTGCTGCTCATCGGGGTTTCGCTCACGCTCACCGTGATGGGGTAA
- a CDS encoding sodium:solute symporter family transporter, which translates to MKVGGLNALWHSVPSHYWNLVQPASDPKYPWYAILLGYPVSAVAFFCTDQAMVQSVLGAKNLEQGQLGVNFIGWLKILSLPLFILTGVLCYVLFPNLASPDQAYMTMVTSLFPTGMKGLVIVVLIAVLVGTISSSLNALSTVFAMDVYARNINRHATEKDVVRVGRVTVLVGCAFAVLVALAIDSVKGLNLFDVFQAVLGFIAPPLAVVFLLSVFWRRTTRRTVNLILSVGSAFSLGVGVVYLWVLPPDKYSFWPHYLILSFYIFAALFLAAVLLSLTDKAGQENREAVEYGVLVKPTKRVRTLWGALAVVMVGLYLIFNGH; encoded by the coding sequence ATGAAAGTAGGCGGACTGAATGCGCTCTGGCACAGCGTACCAAGCCACTACTGGAACCTTGTGCAGCCCGCTTCCGACCCGAAATACCCGTGGTACGCCATTTTGCTAGGCTACCCGGTGTCGGCGGTGGCGTTTTTCTGTACCGATCAGGCCATGGTGCAGTCAGTACTAGGGGCGAAGAACTTAGAGCAGGGGCAGTTGGGCGTAAACTTCATCGGTTGGCTCAAGATCCTATCATTGCCACTGTTCATCCTAACCGGGGTGCTCTGCTACGTGCTGTTCCCCAACCTCGCCAGTCCCGACCAAGCTTATATGACAATGGTGACGAGCCTGTTCCCGACCGGCATGAAGGGACTGGTTATCGTGGTGCTGATTGCGGTGCTGGTGGGCACTATAAGCTCCTCGCTCAATGCGCTGAGCACTGTGTTTGCCATGGATGTGTACGCCCGCAATATCAACCGTCACGCCACCGAAAAGGACGTGGTACGGGTTGGCCGCGTGACGGTATTGGTGGGCTGCGCTTTCGCCGTACTTGTGGCGCTTGCCATCGACTCGGTGAAGGGCCTTAACCTGTTCGATGTATTTCAAGCGGTGCTCGGGTTTATTGCGCCGCCGCTGGCCGTGGTGTTCCTGTTGTCGGTATTCTGGCGGCGCACCACCCGCCGAACAGTGAACCTGATTCTGTCGGTGGGCTCGGCGTTCAGTTTAGGAGTGGGAGTGGTGTATCTGTGGGTGCTACCGCCAGATAAATACAGTTTCTGGCCGCACTACTTGATATTGTCCTTCTACATCTTCGCGGCCCTCTTCCTTGCGGCCGTGCTGCTCTCTCTCACCGATAAAGCCGGCCAAGAAAACCGCGAAGCCGTGGAGTACGGGGTGCTAGTCAAGCCAACGAAGCGCGTCCGCACCCTATGGGGTGCCTTAGCAGTAGTGATGGTAGGATTGTACCTGATTTTCAACGGGCATTGA
- a CDS encoding TetR/AcrR family transcriptional regulator — MSKAERTRQFIIEQTAPIFNKMGYAGTSLNDLTTATGLTKGAIYGNFENKEEVALAAFDYNISFVREGVRAGIHNSTNAREQLLSMTRFYRQVYPRMCTSGGCPILNTAIEVDDAPPAALHQRVQDVLQGWKQQIVRIIEKGQQTGEIKSAADASRYALLFIALVEGGIMLAKATGEPMALFTSLDHIEHLIETELVAN; from the coding sequence ATGTCCAAAGCAGAGCGCACCCGTCAGTTCATCATCGAGCAAACGGCCCCCATTTTCAACAAAATGGGATATGCGGGCACGTCTTTGAATGACCTCACCACGGCCACCGGTCTAACCAAAGGCGCCATCTATGGCAACTTCGAAAACAAAGAAGAGGTGGCACTGGCGGCTTTCGACTACAACATCTCGTTCGTGCGGGAAGGTGTGCGGGCCGGCATTCACAACAGCACCAACGCTCGAGAGCAACTCTTAAGCATGACGCGCTTTTACCGCCAGGTTTACCCCCGGATGTGCACGTCTGGCGGCTGCCCCATCCTGAACACGGCCATCGAAGTGGACGACGCACCGCCCGCCGCTCTGCACCAGCGAGTGCAGGACGTGTTGCAAGGCTGGAAACAGCAGATCGTGCGCATCATTGAGAAAGGCCAGCAAACCGGTGAAATCAAGTCAGCTGCCGACGCCAGCCGCTACGCATTGCTGTTTATTGCGCTGGTAGAAGGCGGTATCATGTTAGCTAAAGCTACCGGCGAGCCAATGGCCTTATTCACCAGCCTCGACCATATCGAGCACCTAATTGAAACCGAGCTGGTAGCCAACTGA
- a CDS encoding SDR family oxidoreductase, whose product MDISNKTVLVTGGGSGIGLAIAKLLIEKGNRVIITGRSEARLQQAAAQLPGAAAIACDVTDEAAVTKLVQQVQAAFGELSVLINNAGQASAYQLAAGADAFAKAETEISTNYLAVVRLTEQLLPVLSQQPEAAIVNVSSIVAFAPSVAVPTYSASKAALHSYTQALRHTLAKTTDIRVFELMPPLVNTDFSQDIGGENGIPPLEVAEALIAGLAEEEYEIHVGQTAQFYQFHHSSPAEAFAMMNA is encoded by the coding sequence ATGGACATTTCAAATAAAACAGTGCTTGTTACAGGCGGTGGCTCCGGTATTGGCTTGGCCATTGCCAAGCTGCTAATTGAGAAAGGCAACCGGGTCATCATCACGGGCCGCAGCGAAGCCCGGCTACAGCAAGCCGCCGCACAACTGCCGGGCGCCGCGGCCATCGCGTGCGACGTAACCGACGAGGCAGCCGTAACAAAACTGGTGCAGCAGGTGCAAGCAGCGTTTGGCGAGCTAAGTGTGCTGATTAACAATGCGGGGCAGGCATCAGCGTACCAGTTGGCGGCTGGGGCAGATGCCTTCGCGAAAGCCGAAACCGAAATTTCAACCAACTACTTGGCCGTCGTGCGACTGACCGAGCAGTTGCTGCCCGTGCTCAGCCAGCAGCCGGAAGCGGCCATCGTGAACGTTTCCTCCATTGTAGCCTTCGCCCCGAGCGTGGCCGTCCCGACTTATTCGGCCAGCAAAGCGGCGCTGCATTCCTACACCCAGGCCTTGCGGCATACGCTTGCCAAAACCACCGACATTCGGGTGTTTGAGTTGATGCCACCCCTCGTCAACACGGATTTTTCGCAGGATATCGGGGGTGAAAACGGCATTCCGCCGCTGGAAGTGGCCGAAGCGCTGATAGCAGGATTAGCGGAAGAGGAATATGAAATCCATGTTGGGCAGACAGCGCAGTTCTACCAATTCCACCATTCGTCGCCTGCCGAGGCCTTTGCCATGATGAACGCGTAG
- a CDS encoding DUF5703 domain-containing protein, with the protein MSKFLLGRLGALLLCLLPLTIRAQKTAAADPELAACNITWTSPSCNARESMPCGGGDVGLNAWVEQGDVLFYVARSGTFDENNTLLKLGRVRLRLSPNPFAGGTFKQHLNLEAGDVTLSGTVGNNSAQVHIWVDVFKPVVHVEVSSSEKVVAEASYESWRYQDHPTKGKENNQNSYKWAPQGEVKTLQDSIRFRRQGVEFFHQNRAQTVFDVTVQQQGLVAIKPQLTNPLQNLIFGGVLQGRGFAPAGTYSGKYLDTPYQGWKLKSRAARAHSMVVAMHTAYSPRAAQWRQSLQQTLAAAQQNLKESRQRTLAWWRDYWNRSFVYVQPGQQAANAPEWQAGRNYQLMRYMLGCNAFGAYPTKFNGGLFTYDPSLTDSTLKFTPDFRNWGGGTHTAQNQRLVYWPMLKSGDATLMKPQFDFYLRILRNAELRSETYWHHQGACFTEQLENFGLPNPAEYNWKRPPGFDPGLEYNAWLEYEWDTVLEFCLMMLETERYAGHDVAAYLPFVESCLTFFDEHYQYLARQRGAKALDGEGHLVLYPGSGAETYKMAYNSTATIAALRTVLTRLLELPPTYGTAEQRKTWTAMLGRVPDISLREVEGHKLLAPAKSWERINNVESPQLYPVFPWGLYGIGKADLAVAVNTYRYDPDVQKFRSHIGWKQHNIFAARLGLTDEAAELTVKKLQDSGRRFPAFWGPGYDWAPDHNWGGAGMLGLQEMLLQTDGRKIFLLPAWPRTWDVHFKLHAPYQTTVEAVVKDGQVQIVKVTPESRRQDIVVD; encoded by the coding sequence ATGAGTAAGTTTCTTCTTGGGCGCTTGGGCGCGCTGTTGCTGTGCCTGCTCCCCCTTACCATTCGTGCTCAAAAAACCGCGGCAGCCGACCCCGAGCTAGCGGCCTGCAACATCACCTGGACCAGCCCGAGTTGCAACGCCCGCGAATCCATGCCCTGCGGTGGCGGCGACGTGGGCCTGAACGCGTGGGTGGAGCAAGGCGACGTGCTGTTCTACGTGGCCCGCAGCGGCACCTTCGACGAAAACAATACGCTACTCAAGCTCGGCCGCGTACGGCTGCGGCTTTCCCCGAACCCCTTCGCAGGCGGCACCTTCAAGCAGCACCTTAACCTTGAAGCCGGCGACGTAACGCTGAGCGGTACCGTCGGCAACAACTCGGCGCAGGTGCACATTTGGGTGGACGTGTTCAAGCCGGTCGTACACGTTGAGGTCAGCAGCTCCGAGAAAGTGGTGGCGGAGGCCAGCTACGAAAGCTGGCGCTACCAAGACCACCCCACCAAAGGCAAGGAAAACAACCAGAATTCCTATAAGTGGGCGCCGCAGGGCGAGGTAAAAACCCTGCAAGACAGCATCCGCTTCCGCCGCCAGGGCGTGGAGTTCTTCCACCAAAATCGCGCCCAAACGGTATTCGACGTGACAGTGCAGCAGCAAGGGTTGGTAGCTATAAAGCCGCAATTAACCAATCCGCTGCAAAACTTGATTTTCGGCGGTGTGCTGCAAGGGCGCGGCTTCGCTCCGGCCGGCACTTATTCCGGCAAGTACCTCGATACGCCTTATCAGGGCTGGAAGCTGAAAAGTCGGGCGGCCCGCGCCCACTCCATGGTAGTGGCTATGCACACCGCCTACTCGCCGAGGGCGGCGCAGTGGCGGCAGAGCTTGCAACAGACGTTAGCGGCTGCGCAACAAAACCTGAAAGAAAGCCGGCAACGCACGCTGGCCTGGTGGCGCGACTACTGGAACCGCAGCTTTGTGTACGTGCAACCGGGGCAGCAGGCCGCCAACGCGCCCGAGTGGCAGGCGGGGCGCAACTACCAGCTAATGCGCTATATGTTGGGGTGCAATGCGTTCGGTGCTTACCCCACCAAGTTCAACGGGGGTTTGTTCACCTACGACCCTTCGCTAACGGATTCCACGTTGAAGTTCACCCCGGATTTTCGCAACTGGGGCGGCGGCACCCACACCGCCCAAAACCAGCGGTTGGTGTATTGGCCGATGCTGAAAAGCGGCGACGCCACCCTAATGAAGCCGCAGTTCGATTTCTACCTGCGCATCCTGCGCAATGCCGAGCTGCGCAGTGAAACGTACTGGCACCACCAAGGCGCCTGCTTCACCGAGCAACTCGAAAACTTCGGCTTGCCCAACCCGGCCGAATACAACTGGAAACGCCCTCCCGGCTTCGACCCCGGCCTAGAGTACAACGCCTGGCTGGAATACGAGTGGGACACGGTGCTGGAATTCTGCTTGATGATGTTGGAAACCGAGCGCTACGCCGGCCACGACGTAGCCGCTTACCTGCCCTTCGTGGAAAGCTGCCTGACTTTTTTCGACGAGCATTACCAATACCTGGCGCGCCAGCGCGGCGCCAAAGCCCTCGACGGAGAAGGCCACTTGGTGCTTTATCCTGGCTCCGGTGCCGAAACCTACAAGATGGCCTACAATTCCACTGCCACCATTGCCGCTTTGCGCACCGTACTGACGCGCCTGCTGGAACTGCCGCCTACCTATGGCACCGCCGAACAGCGCAAAACGTGGACGGCCATGCTCGGCCGGGTCCCCGACATCAGCTTGCGAGAGGTGGAAGGCCACAAGCTGCTCGCCCCGGCCAAATCTTGGGAGCGAATCAACAACGTGGAAAGTCCGCAGCTCTACCCCGTGTTTCCGTGGGGCTTGTACGGCATCGGCAAGGCCGACCTGGCGGTGGCCGTCAATACCTACCGCTACGACCCGGATGTGCAGAAATTTCGCAGCCACATCGGGTGGAAGCAGCATAACATTTTCGCCGCCCGCCTCGGCCTGACCGACGAAGCCGCCGAGCTAACCGTGAAGAAGCTACAAGATTCCGGCCGCCGCTTCCCCGCCTTCTGGGGCCCCGGCTACGACTGGGCACCCGACCACAACTGGGGCGGCGCTGGTATGCTTGGCCTCCAGGAAATGCTCTTGCAAACCGACGGCCGCAAAATCTTCCTACTCCCCGCCTGGCCCCGAACCTGGGATGTGCATTTCAAGCTGCACGCCCCCTACCAAACCACCGTGGAAGCCGTAGTGAAAGATGGCCAAGTTCAGATAGTAAAGGTGACACCGGAGTCGCGCCGCCAGGATATTGTGGTGGACTAG